In the Streptomyces spororaveus genome, GCGCTCGCCGCGGGGCTCGACTGGTCACGCGAATGGCGCCTGCCAGGCGACATCAGAGCCTTCCTCAACGCCAGCGAGCAGCGCCAGCAGGCCGCCATCCGACGCAGCAGGCGCCTCATCGCCATCCTCGCGTCCCTCCTCGTCCTCGCACTCCTCGCCGCGGCCGGCGTAGTTTGGCAGTGGCGAACAGCCGTCGACGAGCGGCAGGCAGCCCTGTCCCGACAGCTCGCCACCCAGTCCGGGACCCTCATCGACACGAACCCCGACCTCGCCTCGCTGCTCGCCATCCGCGCCTACCGCGCCCGTCACACCCCTGAAGCCCTCGCCAGCCTGGAAAACGCGGCAGCCCTGCCACTGAAGCAGCGCCTGCCGGGCCATACGGGTGAGGTCGCGTCCGTGGCATTCAGCCCCGACAAGCGCACTCTCGCCACCGCCGGCCAAGACACGATGGTCCGGCTGTGGAACGTGTCCACCGGGAAACTCCGTGCCACACTGCCCGGCCACAGTGACAAGGTCTCGTCGGTTGCCTTCAGCCCCGACGGACGCACCCTCGCCACCGGCAGCATCGACAAGACGGTGCGGCTCTGGGACGTGGACGCAGAGGAATCCCGCGCCACCCTCACCGGTCACACCCAGGGCGTGACGTCGGTTGCCTTCAGCCCCGACGGCAGCGCCCTCGCCACCGGCAGCAACGACGCCACCGTGCGGTTCTGGGACGTGATCAAGGAAGTAGGTGTCTCCACCCTCCCCGTCAGCGACGGTTACACCGTGATGTCGGTGGCTTTCAGCCCCGACGGAAGCGCTTTCGCCGCCGCCAGCGCCGACTCGACGGTGCATGTGTGGGACGTGCAGTCGGGAGAAGAGCGCGCCCCGCTCATCGGCCACACCGGTCCCGTGTTCTCGGTGGCCTTCAGCCCCGACGGCAAAACCCTCGCCACCGCCAGCCATGACTACACAGTGAAGCTGTGGGACCTGACCACCGCGAAGCCCCGTGTGCCACTGCCCGACCAACTCCTCCGTGTGTTCTCGGTGGCCTTCAGCCCCGACGGCAGCACGCTCGCCACGGCGGGCGAGGACAAGACGGCCCGGTTGTGGGACGCGAACACGGGAAAGGCCCGTGCCGTTCTCAGCGGTCACACCGAGCCCGTGACGTCGGTGGCGTTCAGCCCCGACGGGAGCGGCCTCGCCACCGGCAGCGTGGACGCGACGGTGCGGTTGTGGGACCTCACCAGCGGAGCTGCCCGCGCTCCCCTCAGCGGTCACAGTGATCCGATCATGTCCGTGGCGTTCAGTCCCAATGGGGACACGCTCGCCACCGGCGGCGCGGACAAGACCGTACGGCTGTGGGACGTGGACACCGGGAAACCCCGGGCCCCGCTGACCGGCCACACCGACCAGGTGACATCTGTGGCGTTCAGCCGCGACAAGCGCACCCTCGCCAGCGGAAGCATCGACAACACGGCACGGCTGTGGGACCTGACCACCGGAAAAATGCGGGCGAAACTCACCGGTCACCCCAACACAGTTCTGTCCGTGGCGTTCAGCCCTGACGGGAACACCCTCGCCACCGCCGGCGGCGACATGAAAGTGCGACTGTGGGACGCAGCCACCGGAAAGCTCCGCGCCACTCTGCCGGATGCCACCGGCGGTTTGTGGTCCGTGGTGTTCAGTCCCGACGGCCGAACCATCGCCGCCGCCGCCGATGACAAGACGGTCTGGCTGTGGGACGTCGCTGCCCGAACAGCCCGGGCTCCCCTGACCGGCCATACGGACAGGGTGACATCCGTGGCGTTCAGCCCCGACGGGAACACCCTCGCCACCGGCAGCTCCGACAAGACCGTACGCCTGTGGAACGTCGCCACCGGCAAGGCAAGGGCTCCCCTGACGGGTCACACCGCCAAGGTCGATTCCGTGGCCTTCAGCCGCGACGGGCGCACCGTCGCCTCTGGCAGCAACGACTTCACGGTTCGGCTGTGGGACGTACGTACCGGAAAGACCCGCGCCACCCTCACCGGCCACACCAATGCGGTGACGTCTCTGACGTTCAGCCCCGACGGGCATACCCTCGCCAGTGGCAGCGGGGACACCACCGCGCGGCTGTGGAACGCGGCGCTTCCCGATCCCGATGCAGCGATCCGGAAGATCTGCCAGGCCGTCCGTCGCGATCTGGCCGCAGACGAACGGGCGTCCTACCTGTCCGGAGAATCCGACGGGCATGCCTGCCCATCAGGCTGACACGTCTCGGGAAAGCGGAGACTCGATGGGTGACCTGCGCACTTTCTGCGAAGTCTGCGCAGGAGCCGCTCATGAGCGCGTGGCCGCTGGTTGTACAGCATTTCTTGCTGTCAGCCGTTGGCGCGTCCAGGTGATGAAGTCGTCGTGCGGGCTGGCCAACTGCACGTCGGCCAGGAGAGATTCGATCTCCTCATACGGAGCGTCATCAACTCGAAGGAGGATCTCCACTCTCGTGAGCGGCACGAGTCGCACGACCGGCAGGGCCGGGTGGCGGCACTCCTGCAGGAGATTGCCGCGATCGAGAAGATGGACGATCTGCGGGACGGCTTCCTCATGCAGGACCGTCGCCAGGGCCTCGCCGCAGGCGAGGCGGTTGTCCTCACGCAGGGCCCAGCGCTCACGAAACGACATCGCGGGGTCCGGAGCATGCGCTGCTTGAGTCGGCGGGATCACGCTGCCGACGAGCACTGCGGGGCCGAAGGCGATGGGGGCTCGTGCGCTGCCGATGGCCGAGTGCCGGTCAATCCACTCCCAGTACGGCGCCGGCACGATGCGGTAGCCGACCTCGAAGACGGCCGCATCAGGGTCTATGTTGTGACGGGCGAACCCAAGAACGGCTTGGTCACCGTTACTCGCGGTCAGGCGGAAGGTGCGGCCGGACTTCTTGAAGCCAGCCGCTTTCATCACTGGGGCCACATGCTGCTTGACCAACAGGTCCAGCGGTGTCATCGATGCCTTCCTTGTTCTGCGTCCACGTCCCTCGAACTTCACCGACGTCGAGGTGAGTGAAGCGTGAGCAGAGCAACGAGAAGACGTCAGCCCTCGTCAAAGCCGCGGAAGGTCCCTGATCCGTCAGCGGCGTCGGCGAAGTCCGCAAAGTCCATGTTGGCGATGCTGAGGTTGGCTGAGATGTCAGGAAACCATCGAGCGGTGACCCTGAACGTCCGCCCGGGCTCGTCCGAGAGGTCCACGGCCAGCAGTGGGTGAGCGGGATCGTTCATCGTGACCGCGTCCGCGAGAAACATGTAGACGATCTGGTCGTCTTCATCCGCTGCATCCTCTTCGGCCAACAAGGTCTGGACCCCCACACCCGCGAAGCGAAGCTGGCTCACATACGTGGCATGGCGGTACTCGCCGGCCGCGTCGAGTGCGGCTTTGACCGCATCCCAGGCTCCCTCGTCACCGAAGTCGGTGCGCAGGACCAGTGAGGTCAGATCATCGGGCTGAGGCAGAGGCATCTCGTGATCCTTTCACCTGCCACTGACAATCGACCGCCCGGAATTCACGGGACGTGTGCGGGGCTGGGGCCTGATCCCGTGCACTGGGTTTCCGCGGTGTCCGCGCGGCACGGCGAGCGGCGGACGCGGGAGGGGGATCCGGACAAGGGCGTCGCCTTGTGATGGACATGGTCAATCTCACCCGGTTGCCTGTGCCCGCCGAGAGCATGGGGGGCGAACGGACATGGCGAAGACAGGGCGTCCACAAGGGGCTCCAAGGGGTCGCTCGCAGGCGGCCAACGAGTTGGCCGGGCTGCTGCGGGACGTGACACGGGGCATGACGGTGAGGGAACTCGCCCAGCGCTTCGGGGGCGGCAAGACGGCCTGGAGCGAATACCGGTCCGGCGCCCAGGTGATCCCGCTGGGGCGCCTCGGCATCGTGGTCGGGGACCGCGTCCGTGATCCCCGCCTCAGGCGGGAGCTCCTGGCCCGGGCCCGGCAGCTGCACGGTCAGGCGCTCACGGCGCAGGCGGCGGCCACGGTGCCGCCCGGGCTTGAGGACGCGCTTCGCCGGGCACAGGACGACCTCGCCGCATCGGGGCAACTCGTAGAGGGGCTGCTGGTGCTGATGACGATGCTCCAGGAACAAGCCAAAGTCGCCCCGCCGGACCCGCCTGACCCGCCGGAGGACGACGGTGCGGAGCCCCCCGCCCGTACGGACTCCGCTGCTGCGGCCTCCGTGCCCCTGCGGCTCCGGCCGGACCAGGCGCTCGACCAGCTGATCGCTGCCCGGGAGGCCGAAGAAGCCGTACGGCAGGCGGTCGCCGAGGCCCGCTCCCACGGCGATGCCGCCCGTCGGGGCCTCCGGCTCCCGGCCCTCGCGGCTCCGGACCAGCCGCCGCGGGCCGACGGCGGGGGCGACGCCCTGCCCGCGGCCACGGCGGACCGGGCCCTGTCCGTCGAACTGGCCCGGCTGCACAGCCTCGTGGAGCAGCAGTGCGAGGACGCGCACTGGCTCTGGGAGCGCACGCGGGCCGGCCGGGAGCACTCCGGTACCGTCCAGGGGGTCGTTCTCGAACGGCTCGACAGGCTTCCCGCGGTCCCGGCCCGGGCCCCGCTCCCCGGTCCGCCGCCGCGCCCGCGGACCGGCCGGTCCCTGCTCGCGGCCCTGGCGGCCTGCACCGTCCTCGCCGTCATCGCGGCGGCAGCCCTCGCCGGGGTCCTCGTCGGACGGCAGCGCACCGTGGCCGCAAACGGCGCGACGCAGGCGCGGCCCCACTCCCGCCCCTTGGCCCCGCGCGCCGCCCCGGCCCCGTCCGCGTCCCCCACGCCGTCCCCGTCCCCGTCCCCGACAACGACCGGCACTGCCTCGCCCGTACCGTCGGGCCCGCCTTTACCGGCGCCACAGCCTTCGCCCTCCACCGCGGGCCCCACCCCGGGTCCCACCGCACCTCCGTCCCCGCCCCCGCAGCAGTCCCCGGGCAGCGCCTACGCCGTCTCGCCGGACCACCGCAGCGTCCTGCGGTGGACCGCCCGCGACAGCGCCTGGAAGGTGATCGGCCCCGCGGCCGACCAGGTCTACGCCGGGCCCGCCGGGGTCTTCACCACCAGCCCCGGTGACGGCCGCATCTTCAAGCACGACGAGGCTTCCAGCTCCTGGTCCCAGATCGGAGCCCCCGGCGAGCAGTTCGTCGTGGCGGGCGAGGGCCTCTACGCGATCACCGAGCAGCGGAACGCGGTGATGCGGTGGACCGGCCTGGGAGCGGAGTGGATCCCCATCGGCGGCGCGGCCACCCGGCTGTACGCGGGCGGCGCCGGGCTCTTCGCCACCAACCCGGAGACGGGCGGCCTGTTCCGCTACGCCGGGTACGGCTACACATGGCTGGAGGCAGGCGGACCCGGCGCCGACTTCGCCGTCGGCCCCGATTACGTCGCCCGGATCTCCCCCGACGGCAAGGAGATCTGGCAGGCCAACGCCAAGGGCAGCAACTGGCGCCCGATCGGCGGTCCGGCCCGGAACCTGTACGCGGGCAGCGCCGGCCTCTTCGCCGTCGACGCCGCCACCGGGCAGATCCTCAAATACGACGGGGCGCCGGGTGCGTGGAGCCCCATCGGTACCGCGGGCGTCAGCCTCGCCGTGGGCTCCTCGGTCTACCGCGTAGACAGCCGGCTTGAGGTCTCCCGCTGGACGGGAAGCGGTACGCAATGGACATCGCTGGGCCTCTCGGCCGGCTCCATCGCCGCGTCAGGCTGAGCGCGTTGTCCGGCGGACAACCGCGTTGTCCGCCGACCGCACCGCATGCGAACTGCGTGAACGCCATCGGGCCCGGGCGGCCAAACCCCGCCCGGCGTGAGTCTTCGTGGCGAGAGCGGTGCCGTCGGGGCGCCGCCTCGCCCCGACGACGATGGGAGACTTCGTGTCCTCGTTCCACACACGCCTGACGGCGGTGGGTATGGCGCTCCTCGGCGCAGTGGCCCTCGCGGGCCCGGCCGACGCGAGCATCCGTTCCGCAGCTCCCGCCTCCGCCTCCGCCACGAGCGACCGCGCACACGCCGACTTCTCGGCACAGGCCCGGGCCGCGGGTCTGGACGACAGCCGGGCGGCGGAACTCCAGCGCCGGATCGACACCGAACTGGCCACCGCCGGCGGCCGGCAAGTGGCCGCAAACAAGATCGATCTCGACGGCAAGGGCGTCCTGGTCCTGCCCCTCCCCGGCGAGAAGCGTGCCCGGGACCTGAACGCCCAGGATGCCGCGGGGGCGTTCGCCGATCCCTGCAAGCGGGGCTGGGTGTGCCTGTACCCCCAGCCCAACTACGAAGGCAGGATGTGGGGGCTGTACGACTGCTACAAGGTCTCCATCGGGTACACCGGCACCGGATCCTGGTACAACAACCAGCCCTCCAACTATCACGTGAAGTTCTACGGCCACGACGGCAACCTCGGCTGGACCTCCCCCGGCGGCCCCGTCGGTGACCCGAACGCGCCCTGGGACTGGGTCGGCTACGTAAAGCCCTGCTGACGGCGAGTGCACGCGTACGCGTGCGCGCCTGAGGCGTAGAGCGCCACCCGGCTCGGTGGGGACCCGCCCGATCCCTCCCCACCGAGACCGCGGGGCCCATCAGAGAAGGCCATGTGCTCGGTACGGTAACCGGGCCGCCGGGTGGTCCAGCGGCCCTCGCCTGCGGCGACGCCGATTCCCCCGAGCGTGACCGGCCAGGGCGCGCAGCGCCCTTTCACAGCCGGTCGACGCCGAGAGCAGCGAGCGCGTCCCCACTGCTCGCCATCGAGTCGGTGGCGGCGTTCGGCGAGGATGTCCTTCTTGTCGGGTACGCCGGTGGCGGCCGAGGCGTCGGCCCGGGCCGAGCTTGCGGCGGGCGAGGACGAGGATCGTCAGCGCGGTGGCGGCGCCGCCGGTGGGGAGCGCCGCGAGCACATCGGGGTGGGCGGCGAGGGTTGCGGCGAACGCGGTTCCGGCCGCCTGCCCGGTGCCGACCGACAGGATCAGCCAGGAGTACCCCTCGGTGGTACGGGAGACGGAGGCGAGCGCGTCCACGGTGTGGAAGCCGTTGGTGATGATCAGGGTGAAGAACAGCCCCGGGATTGCCGCGAGGGCGAGGGCTGTGCGGGGATCGGGCTGGGCCAGCAGGGGCGACCAGCCGAGGAGGAACAGGGCGCTGGTGGTGATGAGCTGGGATTTGGTTGTGCCGGGCCAGGCCCGGCGGGCGTAGATCAGGCTTCCCAGGAAGCTGCCGGTGGAGAACACGGCAGGCAGCAGTCCGCAGAGCATGGCCTGCCCGTGGGTGGCGGCCATGCCTGCGGCCCACACGTTCATCGCTCCGAACGCGAACCCCGTTCCCGCCATCGCGGTGAGCAGCAGGACCAGGCCGACGCTCATCAGCCGTCCTCTTTCCGTCACGCCGGAGGCAGGGCGCCAGGCCTGCGATGGTGCGGCGGTCAGGACGACCGCCGTGCCCACCAGCCCGAGGGCGGCGGTCGCGGCCAGGGCGGTGTCGGGCCCGTGCGTGGTTGCCAGCCACGAGGCGAGCAGGGGGCCGGCGATGTAAAGGAGTCCCTGCGAGCCGGTGTCGAGGGCTTGGACGACTCGGCGCCGCCCGAAGTCGGGCAGGACTGTCGGCCAAAGTGCCCGAAGCCCTGCCTCAAGCGGAGGTGTGACCAGACCCGCGAGCCCGACCACCCCGGTCACCGCCGCGGGGTGCCCGCACGCCCGGATCAAGGGGAGCGCTGCCAGGCAGCCGGCGTTGAGCAGCACCGCGGGTGTCGACACCCGGGTTTGACCGTAACGGTCCATCAGCCTGCCTTTGACCGGCTGGGACAGCGCGGAAGCCAGTCCGTAGAGAGCGGCGAGCGTTCCGGCGAAGGCCAGGGTCCCCCCGCCGCCGGTGATCCACAGGACGAGCCCCACCGGAACCATGGAGTTGGGCAGGCGCCCGATCAGAGTGCCGCCGAGCAGGCGGACAACGTGTCGGCTGCCCAGTACGACGCCGTATGTGGCGAGCGGCCGGGCCGTGGTCGGGGGTTCTGCCAGGGTCAACAGAGCAGGGCTTTCCATCAGAGGGAGTGCGGGGGCGGGGCAGGCCCGGGCGTTCAGCGTGGTTGCCCGTATGGCGCAGGTACCGCGGACCCCCGGAGCGGGGAGCGTAGCCCGGAGCCGACCGGCCATCGCGGAACTTGTGATCTTCCGACAAGACCGCGGGAACGGCACCCTGCCGCGGCCGGGAAAGCGATGTCGGCGCGGGCCGAGTCACTGCCAGCCCGGTACCGGATCTACGCGCTCGCCCGCGACCTGTCGACGCCGTCGTGCGACGGCGCGGTGCGGGGAGGCAGGATCCGCAGTAGGCGCACGACCGGACGGGCCGCCTACGGGCGTTCGAAGAGCTGGAGCACTCCGCCGACCGAGAAGCACAGCGCACCTGTCAGGGTCGCCCAGTTGGCGATGCCGACGTTGACCAGGCTTCCGGTGGCGGGGCGGGTGTAGGCGGCCAGAGCCGACACCATGAACAGGATCGAGCCGAGCTGGTTCACGGCCACGACCCACCATCCGAGGCTGCGGGAGCGGACGCACGGCCAGGGCCGATGGCAGATCTCGGCGAACCCGAGGTGCCCCGACA is a window encoding:
- a CDS encoding MFS transporter translates to MTLAEPPTTARPLATYGVVLGSRHVVRLLGGTLIGRLPNSMVPVGLVLWITGGGGTLAFAGTLAALYGLASALSQPVKGRLMDRYGQTRVSTPAVLLNAGCLAALPLIRACGHPAAVTGVVGLAGLVTPPLEAGLRALWPTVLPDFGRRRVVQALDTGSQGLLYIAGPLLASWLATTHGPDTALAATAALGLVGTAVVLTAAPSQAWRPASGVTERGRLMSVGLVLLLTAMAGTGFAFGAMNVWAAGMAATHGQAMLCGLLPAVFSTGSFLGSLIYARRAWPGTTKSQLITTSALFLLGWSPLLAQPDPRTALALAAIPGLFFTLIITNGFHTVDALASVSRTTEGYSWLILSVGTGQAAGTAFAATLAAHPDVLAALPTGGAATALTILVLARRKLGPGRRLGRHRRTRQEGHPRRTPPPTRWRAVGTRSLLSASTGCERALRALAGHARGNRRRRRRGPLDHPAARLPYRAHGLL
- a CDS encoding peptidase inhibitor family I36 protein, which encodes MSSFHTRLTAVGMALLGAVALAGPADASIRSAAPASASATSDRAHADFSAQARAAGLDDSRAAELQRRIDTELATAGGRQVAANKIDLDGKGVLVLPLPGEKRARDLNAQDAAGAFADPCKRGWVCLYPQPNYEGRMWGLYDCYKVSIGYTGTGSWYNNQPSNYHVKFYGHDGNLGWTSPGGPVGDPNAPWDWVGYVKPC
- a CDS encoding DUF4304 domain-containing protein; the protein is MTPLDLLVKQHVAPVMKAAGFKKSGRTFRLTASNGDQAVLGFARHNIDPDAAVFEVGYRIVPAPYWEWIDRHSAIGSARAPIAFGPAVLVGSVIPPTQAAHAPDPAMSFRERWALREDNRLACGEALATVLHEEAVPQIVHLLDRGNLLQECRHPALPVVRLVPLTRVEILLRVDDAPYEEIESLLADVQLASPHDDFITWTRQRLTARNAVQPAATRS
- a CDS encoding DUF6924 domain-containing protein: MPLPQPDDLTSLVLRTDFGDEGAWDAVKAALDAAGEYRHATYVSQLRFAGVGVQTLLAEEDAADEDDQIVYMFLADAVTMNDPAHPLLAVDLSDEPGRTFRVTARWFPDISANLSIANMDFADFADAADGSGTFRGFDEG
- a CDS encoding nSTAND1 domain-containing NTPase: MTGTAKTPDGATAGSLPASVAQVLGPDEEVAGAGFLVADGLLVTCAHVVELAGGGPGTPVRLRFPHLEDAPRVDGLVLTEMWRASEDEDVAVVRLSSTPPSLKPLPLGSAAGCSGHKVRSYGFPAQAPQTGHLGFGEAGDLLPPSPQRGIHLQLTGANDLTTGFSGAPVLDEETGLVVGMLAEITAPDGLRRGQGVAYVTATQTLREIVPDLAVQEVCPYRELQPFTAEHARWFQGRKDAVRQVVANLAGQRRLTLLLGPSGSGKSSLVQAGVLQALAAGELPGSDRWLPVIARPRQNLLAEIERAGLPGAVTQGIAAAAGRRLSAEDGYERVLLVIDQFEELFTQPGHGQRQDGLASLEQITAAVGSPVGLSVILIMRDDFYPQLAALAPQLLDTAMPGLLNVPGTLSQQDLSDIITLPAQDVGLRFQPGLVEQIVTDVLAVTPDMARQAPVTVLPLLELALSQLWSRREDGYLTHEAYRRIGAVSGSLTTWCDNTLSRLPSEQHPIARRILTSLVHPEDPGRNVPAVRAQLPLDELRDLAADPDDTADGHVDDVIGVLTLHRIITTQMPRPREGPDAPPGEPVAELVHDALIREWGTLREWVAQDRLFHEWFNRTRERRALWAATSDPGELLSGAALAAGLDWSREWRLPGDIRAFLNASEQRQQAAIRRSRRLIAILASLLVLALLAAAGVVWQWRTAVDERQAALSRQLATQSGTLIDTNPDLASLLAIRAYRARHTPEALASLENAAALPLKQRLPGHTGEVASVAFSPDKRTLATAGQDTMVRLWNVSTGKLRATLPGHSDKVSSVAFSPDGRTLATGSIDKTVRLWDVDAEESRATLTGHTQGVTSVAFSPDGSALATGSNDATVRFWDVIKEVGVSTLPVSDGYTVMSVAFSPDGSAFAAASADSTVHVWDVQSGEERAPLIGHTGPVFSVAFSPDGKTLATASHDYTVKLWDLTTAKPRVPLPDQLLRVFSVAFSPDGSTLATAGEDKTARLWDANTGKARAVLSGHTEPVTSVAFSPDGSGLATGSVDATVRLWDLTSGAARAPLSGHSDPIMSVAFSPNGDTLATGGADKTVRLWDVDTGKPRAPLTGHTDQVTSVAFSRDKRTLASGSIDNTARLWDLTTGKMRAKLTGHPNTVLSVAFSPDGNTLATAGGDMKVRLWDAATGKLRATLPDATGGLWSVVFSPDGRTIAAAADDKTVWLWDVAARTARAPLTGHTDRVTSVAFSPDGNTLATGSSDKTVRLWNVATGKARAPLTGHTAKVDSVAFSRDGRTVASGSNDFTVRLWDVRTGKTRATLTGHTNAVTSLTFSPDGHTLASGSGDTTARLWNAALPDPDAAIRKICQAVRRDLAADERASYLSGESDGHACPSG